The following are encoded together in the Oscarella lobularis chromosome 10, ooOscLobu1.1, whole genome shotgun sequence genome:
- the LOC136192040 gene encoding hemicentin-1-like isoform X2: MFTLFWGTLFLLKFISVQSCSLICFNDGYASSDCSHCVCPSGWTGLRCSSASPCGDVLKVSAGYLTSPGFPEDYDRNRNCTWTFDSSLSPSVILLRIVSVDLSGAINDSLRITDQTQNLAVIYGSRHDFRSRDVIKVDSSVVIRFSSGSYVSSRRGFSLEYHVFPGIEPQFISTPNDTTILKGKTVSFFCFSSGFPQPTVRWEKDGENVTLPEGSENGELRIQNANEATDSGLYDCIAENYLGSVRHQFFVAVHVPPVITHAPVDAVFDYYLSSEYVYFRCDAYGIPEPEIYWKKDGKFIRNPSFPDSVSRWIRVRVSSKKFGKYSCYANNSVGAVESSSAVFSGKNASDILFHGDIYMYGSNSWVNTNSSVAFYFYSCCGSEIQIRRIFRDGISLNALKFEGLDTTFNSGQYVSFDYATASDSGVYKFEIQVLVYHQYVFETYLFSYMHTKAFPRPVMFSPSQRYPFHPDKSLLLVCTERQSYPRSSLQFFLNGVKMNQTGPSHYIYVYDRRLYLFVRNLTDIITNRMTYYNNWLHAIGANFTCQATMTYFGQAKNASVLIDYPYYIRYHGNFWSLWSSITHCSVTCGRNSGFRLRYRTCYFVENYRYPCYGGQNEVEACFSRQNCSSVTDSPSAASNSTNITAIESATTRLPTQKAGELSAGVASAVTLAAVLVAMSALAVIIVVIFKKKKISFCQSPRAEADRPTAPQASAANAYLSRPAILEAKMQSNVSVRNVDLNDAGRGQEMTVLPVYEDVQDFSPEKKDKIKWTTTSLYETVNVQVTVQSDASD, encoded by the exons ATGTTCACCTTGTTTTGGGGGACACtctttctgttgaagttcaTTTCTGTCCAAA GTTGTTCATTAATCTGCTTCAATGACGGTTATGCTTCATCTGACTGCTCTCACTGCGTTTGTCCTTCAGGATGGACTGGTCTTCGATGTTCTAGCGCAT CGCCTTGTGGAGATGTGCTGAAAGTCTCAGCAGGTTATTTGACTTCACCTGGCTTTCCTGAGGACTACGATAGAAACAGAAACTGTACTTGGACCTTTGACTCTTCGTTGTCTCCATCTGTTATCCTACTCAGAATTGTCAGCGTTGATTTGTCTGGAGCAATCAACGATTCTTTACGAATTACAGATCAAACTCAGAATTTGGCAGTGATTTACGGATCTCGACATGACTTTAGAAGCCGTGATGTCATCAAAGTGGACTCGTCCGTTGTGATAAGATTTTCGTCTGGTTCATACGTCTCGTCTCGAAGAGGCTTTTCGTTAGAGTATCATGTTTTTCCAG GAATAGAACCCCAATTTATTTCCACTCCAAATGACACAACAATTTTGAAAGGTAAAACGgtgtcgtttttttgcttctcGTCTGGCTTTCCCCAGCCTACTGTTCGGTGGGAAAAAGACGGTGAGAACGTGACTCTGCCTGAGGGTAGTGAGAACGGGGAACTTCGTATTCAAAATGCTAACGAGGCTACGGATTCTGGTCTCTACGATTGTATAGCTGAAAACTACTTAGGATCAGTCAGACACCAGTTCTTTGTTGCAGTTCATG TTCCTCCAGTGATTACTCACGCACCTGTTGATGCTGTTTTTGATTATTACCTTTCTTCCGAGTACGTCTACTTTCGGTGTGATGCGTATGGAATCCCGGAACCGGAAATCTACTGGAAGAAG GATGGGAAATTCATTCGAAATCCTTCGTTTCCGGACAGCGTCAGTCGATGGATCAGGGTTCGCGTAAGCTCAAAAAAGTTTGGTAAGTACAGCTGCTACGCCAATAATTCGGTCGGGGCGGTGGAGTCGTCGTCTGCTGTTTTTTCTGGAAAGAATGCTTCAG ACATTTTGTTTCATGGCGACATATACATGTATGGCAGCAACTCCTGGGTCAATACTAATTCATCTGTggcgttttatttttattcgtGCTGTGGAAGTGAAATCCAAATTCGGAGAATATTCCGAGATGGAATTTCCTTAAATGctttgaaatttgaaggaCTTGACACGACATTTAACTCTGGTCAGTATGTTTCATTTGATTACGCTACAGCTAGCGATTCTGGAGTTTACAAGTTCGAGATTCAGGTTCTTGTATATCACCAGTACGTTTTCGAGACATATCTCTTCTCTTATATGCACACGAAAG CTTTTCCTCGGCCTGTGATGTTTTCTCCTTCGCAAAGATATCCGTTTCATCCTGATAAATCACTTCTCTTAGTCTGCACCGAGCGGCAGAGCTATCCTCGTTCTTCTTTacaattttttctaaacGGCGTCAAAATGAATCAAACAGGGCCCTCCCACTATATCTATGTCTACGACAGGAGATTATATTTGTTTGTTCGAAACTTAACAGACATCATTACAAATAGGATGACCTATTACAATAATTGGCTACATGCTATAGGCGCAAATTTCACTTGTCAAGCCACAATGACGTACTTTGGTCAGGCCAAAAATGCGTCAGTTTTGATCG ACTATCCATATTATATCAGATATCACGGAAACTTTTGGTCTCTTTGGTCATCTATAACTCATTGCAGTGTGACTTGTGGCAGAAATTCAGGTTTTCGTCTGAGATACAGAACGTGTTACTTTGTAGAAAACTATCGATATCCTTGTTACGGTGGTCAAAACGAGGTCGAAGCGTGTTTTAGTCGCCAAAACTGCAGCTCAGTTACAG attcTCCATCGGCAGCTAGTAACAGTACGAACATTACTGCAATCGAatctgcgacgacgcgtctgCCAACTCAGAAAGCCG gaGAGCTGTCAGCGGGAGTGGCCTCTGCTGTAACGCTAGCGGCAGTGCTAGTTGCTATGAGTGCTCTTGCCGTAATCATTGTGGTGAttttcaagaagaaaaagatttctttttgtcaGTCGCCTAGAGCCGAAGCTGACAGGCCAACTGCTCCTCAGGCATCAGCAGCAAACGCCTATTTGTCAAGACCAGCAATTTTGGAAGC